A genomic segment from Nocardiopsis sp. Huas11 encodes:
- a CDS encoding radical SAM protein, which produces MEPVEIEAKTLIQKSKTPSNDYVINPYTGCVLGCAYCFASFAGRRFGRSVKEWGDYLYVKKNAVELARTELAKMPEHKRQGTILLSSVTDPYQGHETKYRLTRGILNELEAVAYPGLVRVLTKSPIVTRDIDLLTSLPRAEVGMTVTTADDKVSRWLEVRAPLASRRLRTLAELKEAGIPAYAFVGPLLPHFATRPELLDDLFGRLVDAGVSEVFMEHINLKPYIRERMDQVLAEEPEEVREAYLQARTKEHRERLDAIVADLLTKHGLGLRFEEVVHHDDNDALRQRPTPST; this is translated from the coding sequence ATGGAACCGGTCGAGATCGAGGCCAAGACCCTGATCCAGAAGTCGAAGACCCCGTCGAACGACTACGTCATCAACCCCTACACCGGCTGCGTGCTGGGCTGTGCCTACTGCTTCGCCAGCTTCGCCGGGCGCCGGTTCGGCCGGTCCGTCAAGGAGTGGGGCGACTACCTGTACGTGAAGAAGAACGCGGTCGAGCTGGCCCGCACGGAGCTGGCGAAGATGCCCGAGCACAAGCGCCAGGGCACGATCCTGCTCAGCTCGGTCACCGACCCCTACCAGGGCCACGAGACGAAGTACCGCCTCACCCGGGGGATCCTGAACGAGCTCGAGGCCGTCGCCTATCCGGGCCTGGTCCGCGTCCTCACCAAGTCACCGATCGTCACCCGCGACATCGACCTGCTCACCAGCCTGCCCCGCGCCGAGGTCGGCATGACCGTCACCACCGCTGACGACAAGGTCAGCCGCTGGCTGGAGGTGCGGGCCCCGCTCGCCTCCCGCCGTCTGCGCACCCTGGCCGAACTGAAGGAGGCCGGCATCCCCGCCTACGCCTTCGTCGGCCCGCTCCTACCCCACTTCGCCACCCGGCCCGAACTCCTGGACGACCTCTTCGGCCGCCTCGTCGACGCGGGCGTGAGCGAGGTGTTCATGGAGCACATCAACCTCAAGCCGTACATCCGCGAGCGCATGGACCAGGTGCTCGCCGAGGAGCCCGAAGAGGTCCGCGAGGCGTACCTCCAGGCTCGGACCAAGGAGCACCGTGAACGGCTCGACGCGATCGTCGCCGACCTGCTGACCAAGCACGGGTTGGGGCTGCGCTTCGAAGAGGTGGTCCACCACGACGACAACGACGCCCTGAGGCAGAGGCCGACACCCTCGACGTGA
- a CDS encoding VOC family protein, producing the protein MTGPAINSVAWFEFGTGRPDKVKEFYGELFDWKYVLNTDTPAVTYHAVMPPGTQQPAGGVWDSDGKFSDYAIFYVLVQDVDATVEHAESLGAEVLMAPVSDSAGLTFARLQDTAGNHFGVFSAPAP; encoded by the coding sequence ATGACCGGTCCCGCCATCAACTCGGTCGCCTGGTTCGAATTCGGTACCGGCCGGCCGGACAAGGTCAAGGAGTTCTACGGAGAGCTGTTCGACTGGAAGTACGTCCTCAACACCGACACCCCGGCTGTGACCTACCACGCGGTGATGCCGCCGGGCACCCAGCAGCCGGCGGGCGGTGTGTGGGATTCGGACGGGAAGTTCTCCGACTACGCGATCTTCTACGTCTTGGTCCAGGACGTCGACGCGACCGTCGAACACGCCGAATCGCTGGGCGCCGAGGTGCTCATGGCGCCGGTCTCCGACTCCGCGGGCCTCACCTTCGCCCGGCTCCAGGACACGGCGGGCAACCACTTCGGCGTGTTCTCCGCACCCGCCCCCTGA
- a CDS encoding MBL fold metallo-hydrolase — translation MSGTSTTGEKIPVRVYGGPTALIEYGGLRFVTDPTFDPPGDYPMPLPGDHKLAKTEPSPVTAADLGRVDAVLLSHDGHDDNLDEAGRAFLPEVPVVFTTVSGATRLGGNAHGLAFWQTAELQRPDGGTVTVTGLPARHGPEGCEPITGDVVGFMLTADDLPPVYVSGDNADLGHVKEIAEKFAPVDTAILFLGGARMSFAFEGALLTLDSALGAEAAGTLGARRVVPAHYDSWAHFTEGRKEIEAAFTEAGLADRLDFAR, via the coding sequence ATGTCCGGCACCAGCACGACCGGCGAAAAGATCCCCGTCCGCGTCTACGGCGGTCCCACCGCACTCATCGAGTACGGCGGCCTCCGCTTCGTCACCGATCCGACCTTCGACCCGCCGGGCGACTACCCCATGCCGCTGCCCGGCGACCACAAGCTCGCCAAGACCGAGCCCTCGCCGGTCACCGCCGCCGACCTGGGCCGCGTCGACGCCGTCCTGCTCTCCCATGACGGGCACGACGACAACCTCGACGAGGCCGGCCGTGCCTTCCTGCCCGAGGTGCCGGTCGTCTTCACCACGGTCAGCGGCGCCACCCGCCTGGGCGGCAACGCCCACGGCCTCGCCTTCTGGCAGACCGCAGAGCTCCAGCGCCCCGACGGCGGCACTGTCACCGTCACCGGCCTGCCCGCCCGCCACGGCCCCGAGGGCTGCGAGCCGATCACCGGTGACGTCGTCGGCTTCATGCTCACCGCGGACGATCTCCCCCCGGTCTACGTCAGTGGCGACAATGCCGACCTGGGGCACGTCAAGGAGATCGCCGAGAAGTTCGCTCCGGTGGATACCGCGATTCTCTTCCTCGGCGGCGCCCGCATGTCCTTCGCCTTCGAGGGCGCCCTGCTCACCCTCGACAGCGCCCTGGGCGCCGAGGCCGCCGGGACGCTCGGCGCGCGCCGGGTCGTCCCCGCTCACTACGACAGCTGGGCCCACTTCACGGAAGGCCGCAAGGAGATCGAAGCCGCCTTCACCGAGGCCGGCCTGGCCGACCGCCTCGACTTCGCCCGATAG
- a CDS encoding nuclear transport factor 2 family protein: MTTANTDIARTYFQAVQTGDMAALGELLDEAIVWHQPGDNQFSGEHKGRDAVFQLLGRMMEASRGTFAIDTIHTLMASDDLVAATIHFGGRRDDASMSMDGVDLLRVTDGRITEMWLFSGDPAAEDAFWG, translated from the coding sequence ATGACCACCGCGAACACCGATATCGCCCGCACCTACTTCCAGGCCGTGCAGACGGGAGACATGGCCGCCCTCGGCGAACTCCTCGACGAGGCGATCGTCTGGCACCAGCCCGGCGACAACCAGTTCTCCGGCGAGCACAAGGGCCGCGATGCCGTCTTCCAGCTCCTGGGCCGGATGATGGAGGCCAGCCGGGGCACCTTCGCCATCGACACGATCCACACGCTCATGGCCAGTGACGACCTGGTCGCCGCCACCATCCACTTCGGCGGCCGTCGCGACGACGCGTCGATGAGCATGGACGGCGTCGACCTCCTGCGCGTCACAGACGGCAGGATCACCGAAATGTGGCTGTTCTCCGGGGACCCGGCCGCCGAAGACGCCTTCTGGGGCTGA
- a CDS encoding PPOX class F420-dependent oxidoreductase, producing the protein MAEQQWRAFVTHGTRTGKLSTVRTDGSPHVTPVWFLLDGGDIVLTTEKDGVKGRNLARDGRFALCVDEDRPPYAFVLLRGRAEISEDPADLLRWGGLLGARYMGPDRSEEYAARNGGPGNLLVRAHIGKVIAFDGIAG; encoded by the coding sequence ATGGCCGAGCAGCAGTGGCGGGCCTTCGTCACGCACGGCACTCGCACCGGAAAGCTGTCGACCGTCCGCACCGACGGCAGCCCCCACGTGACCCCGGTCTGGTTCCTCCTCGACGGCGGCGACATCGTGCTCACCACCGAGAAGGACGGCGTCAAGGGCCGCAACCTCGCGCGCGACGGACGGTTCGCCCTCTGCGTCGACGAGGACCGGCCTCCCTACGCGTTCGTCCTGCTCCGAGGACGCGCCGAGATCTCGGAGGATCCCGCCGATCTGCTGCGGTGGGGCGGCCTCCTGGGCGCCCGCTACATGGGCCCGGACCGCAGTGAGGAGTACGCGGCCCGCAACGGCGGCCCCGGAAACCTCCTGGTCCGCGCCCACATCGGCAAGGTCATCGCCTTCGACGGCATCGCCGGCTGA
- a CDS encoding MarR family winged helix-turn-helix transcriptional regulator, which yields MADLKRLYRELVSLEIELWNGIEGRLQAEYDLPLTSFEVLHLLMHRPGVRIQDIVEEFSITVGGASKVVDRLQKAGLCERRTHPSDRRSSIIELTADGRALVDGALAVFEDELELRIGSVIPGQSVRELTTVLSTLRAAGRTLDAERKAAGRTPAPGGKQPARLTS from the coding sequence ATGGCTGACCTGAAGCGGCTGTACCGGGAGCTGGTCTCGTTGGAGATCGAGCTGTGGAACGGCATCGAGGGCCGGTTGCAGGCGGAGTACGACCTCCCCCTGACCTCGTTCGAAGTGCTGCATCTGCTCATGCATCGGCCCGGAGTGCGGATCCAGGACATCGTGGAGGAGTTCTCGATCACCGTGGGCGGTGCGAGCAAGGTGGTCGACCGCCTGCAGAAGGCGGGCCTGTGTGAGCGGCGCACCCATCCCAGCGACCGCCGTTCCTCGATCATCGAATTGACGGCCGACGGGCGGGCACTGGTGGACGGGGCTCTGGCGGTCTTCGAGGACGAGCTGGAACTGCGGATCGGCTCGGTGATCCCCGGGCAGTCCGTACGCGAGCTGACGACGGTCCTCAGCACGCTGAGGGCAGCCGGACGGACCCTGGACGCGGAGCGCAAGGCCGCCGGGCGGACGCCGGCGCCGGGCGGGAAGCAGCCCGCCCGGCTGACGTCGTGA